The DNA sequence GCCGATCAATGCGGATCCTGCTTCAACGGCACAGCGGCGATGGCAGCCGCCGCCAGTGCGTTGCGCGACGGTGTCGCCGACAGTGACGACCTCGCCCGGTTGCGTCGGTGGTCAGAGGTGCTGCGCGGGCGTGGGGCGTGCGCCACCCTGGACGCCGCCTGCAACATCGCGGCAAGCATGCTCGCCATGTTCCCCGAGGAGGTGGCGTCACATCTCGCCAACCGATGCGCCGGCTGCGAGCGCGGCGCGTACGCCGCCCGTCGACCCTTCGAGGTGGAAGCACTGTGAGCGAGCCGCTGCGGATCAAGCTCGACCGGACCCTGTGCGATGGGTTCGGCATCTGCGCCAGACACGCGCCCGACTACTTCTCGCTGGACGACTGGGGATACGCGGTCCTGGTCGGTGATGGCAACATCCCCGAACAGCATCGCGACGCGGTCCGGCGCGCTCTGTTGGACTGCCCGGTGCACGCAATCCTCGAGATCGGCGAACGTCGGCCGGACGAGACCCCGATCCAGCCGCTCCGCGAACCCGACCTCGATCAGTTGAAGACAGAGGACAACGAAGCGGAGTGGGGCTTTACCCGATGAGCCGGCTTCCGCTGCCCCAATTGACCTTCGACAACGAGTTCTTCTGGACGTCGGGCGCCGACGGTGTCCTACGAATTCAGGAGTGTGGCGACTGCACCGCGCTGATCCATCCCCCGCAGCCGGTGTGCCGGTACTGCCGCAGTCACAACATGGGTGTGCGCGAGGTGTCCGGTCGGGCGGTGCTATCGGCATTCACCGTCAACCACCGGTTCTCCATACCGGGCCTGCCGGCGCCCTATGTGGTAGCACAGGTGGCAATCGAAGAGGATCCGCGGGTTCGGTTGACCACTAACATCATCGACTGCGACCCCGAGGAGCTCGAACTCGGCCGCGTGGTGCAGGTCGTTTTCGAGCAGAACGACGACGTGTGGCTGCCGCTGTTCACGCCGACGTCAGAGCCCGAGACCGCACCCCTGCCGGATGATGAGATACCGCCGCGCGATTTCGCCAAGTTCGTGCGTCCGATGCTCACCACCGAGAAGTTCGAGGACGCTGCGGCGATCACCGGAATCGGGGCGTCCCAGATCGGTCGACGACTGATGGTGTCACCGCTGTCGTTGACCATCGAGGCATGCGAACAAGCCATCGCCGACGCCGGCCTGACGCTGGCCGACATCGACGGGATGTCGACGTATCCGGCCATGGATGCCATGGGGATGGGTGAGGGCGGCGTCACCGCGCTGGAGGGCGCGCTGGGGATTCGCCCGACCTGGTTCAACGGCGGCATGGACACATTCGGCCCGGGCGGCTCGGTGATCGCCGCGGTGATGGCCGTGGCGACTGGGATGGCCCGCCACGTGTTGTGCTTCCGCACGCTGTGGGAGGCCACGTTCAACCAGCTGATGAAGGAGGGCAGGCTATCTCCACCGGGCGGAACCCGGGTCAACAGTTGGCAGGCGCCGTTCGGGGCGACATCCGCCGCACACACGTTGGCGCTCAACGCGCAGCGCCACTTCCACCGCTATGGCACCACCAAGGAGACTCTGGGCTGGATCGCGCTCAACCAGCGCGCCAACGCCACACTGAACCCGACCGCGATCTATCGCGACCCGATGTCCATGGACGACTATCTCACCGCGCGGCCG is a window from the Mycolicibacterium poriferae genome containing:
- a CDS encoding ferredoxin, with product MRIKLDRTLCDGFGICARHAPDYFSLDDWGYAVLVGDGNIPEQHRDAVRRALLDCPVHAILEIGERRPDETPIQPLREPDLDQLKTEDNEAEWGFTR
- a CDS encoding thiolase C-terminal domain-containing protein — its product is MSRLPLPQLTFDNEFFWTSGADGVLRIQECGDCTALIHPPQPVCRYCRSHNMGVREVSGRAVLSAFTVNHRFSIPGLPAPYVVAQVAIEEDPRVRLTTNIIDCDPEELELGRVVQVVFEQNDDVWLPLFTPTSEPETAPLPDDEIPPRDFAKFVRPMLTTEKFEDAAAITGIGASQIGRRLMVSPLSLTIEACEQAIADAGLTLADIDGMSTYPAMDAMGMGEGGVTALEGALGIRPTWFNGGMDTFGPGGSVIAAVMAVATGMARHVLCFRTLWEATFNQLMKEGRLSPPGGTRVNSWQAPFGATSAAHTLALNAQRHFHRYGTTKETLGWIALNQRANATLNPTAIYRDPMSMDDYLTARPITTPFGLYDCDVPCDGAVAVVVSAVDAARDLPKPPVYFEAVGTQIIERTDWDQTTLTHEPQVLGQAAHLWTRTSLRPGDVDVAELYDGFTFNCLSWLEALGFCGIGEAKDFLDGGTAIARDGVIPLNTHGGQLSHGRTHGMGLIHEAVAQLRGEAGPRQVDDAQVAVVSSGGLTPSGVMLLRTEA